CATGAAAAGGTGTAGAGTCTTGTAAAAGCGGGCTGTCGTTAACAAATAATCTCGTCGTGTTTCCGTCGTAAAAATCATTTTGCTAGGGTTCTAGCTTGTTACCAACGTGGCAAAATGCTTAGATCAAAATCATATAGTGGTAATACTCGTTTGAAGGGTTAGATCACAAGATTTAACAACTTAAATCGGAATTTTAATAGCCATCAGGCAACGATGATCGAACTAACAAAGGGTACGATCGTACTTTGTAAGATGAGAATGTGCATTGGAACATggtaaatttaattaatatagttacaTGGGACAAAGGTATGATGGATGCGGTATGACTTTAACTTTATTTTGAAGCCCGTTGTACTTTAAATGAGAAGGTAAAAAGATTTTTTGTTTCGATCAACAAATACAGTATGCTTTAACCGCCATTAGTCTGAATTTTGAATTGTTTTCTATCCATACTTTTATTTAGTTTAACTTATACAATTTCTACTATCTCGACGGATCCGTCATGTCCCCATGCAAAGATGAAAATGTGCATTGGAATTTGGTATAAAATGTAATAATTACAGCCGACAATGATAAGATGGATGTTGTATGAAATTTAGATTTTTTCCAGGGAATAATACTTTAAATGAGaagttaaataaattattttgttttttatgtttcttaaaataataataatatgtgtATGTTAGGTTATTCAAAGACACTATTAATCCTAGAATACCATGATCACGTATTCTCACACCATTTCTGATTATAACTACACAATGATTTTATAATCCTTTTCTATAAAAACGATAAAAAGTTCAAGAAAGTGATAGCACGAGTAGTGTTACAAGGGATTCGATCTTTCCCCcacctattttattttttttaatcataatttaataaacaataataataagcacATCAACGTTGGTAAAGGCTTATAACTACAAGCAAGCACACTGTTCAAAAGGCTCATTTTTAATATGTCtattttaaaataatgttaaatcGCCATACTAAACTCTTAAATAAAGGTTGGTAAATGATTTTTATACCTTATTGATTTCAAAACATCGAATTACTAATATTACGTCAATAGAATAGGTGGGATAATGATTTTATCAAGAGCAAGGTATAATAAACCATTTTATGTCCTTCATTTTGTATTCACTGTAGTTCTCAAAATATCACTTTACTTAGGTTCACAAATAATCACTTTCATTTTAACTCTCTTCTACACAAAGTTAGTATGAAATACTATTTACTTTAACGCCCGGTCATCAGATATATACATCACAAGTTGACATGTAGTACTGGCTCCGGCCTCACGTCACAGTGGTCACTGCTAGCACATGCGACTCTTATGGTCATGAGTTCGATCCTTCGCAACACTCTAGTGCCGAAAATACTTATTTATGGCTTCATTCCAACCtttgttttctaaattttttttaatcactACATGAATACATTAATAACAATAAACTACCTTTTTAATCTGTGTCCCTAAATTTGAtttaatcacttaattaaagCATTAATAACAATAAACAAGTTTCATAATCTGTGTCACAAAAAAATTAAACGTAATAATAATAAACcaatttcattcatttttgcaCCCAATTACCTAAAGGGAATGGATACACCACCATAATAATAATTTCTTGAGATACTTTACTTGAACAAAATTGCCAAAGTCAAAATAACAAGAAGAAAAATAATCACTAAACTCTGGACCCAAATCTTCTTCTTCTGGTTAGATGCATCTTCCTCCATCTCTTTGTTCCTCTTAATCATGTTCACCATTTCAATACTAAGCTCAATAGGATGTGGGTTATCAATCCACTCATAAAAGGAACAACCATTAGGCTGCTTGTAATTTTGGCATATCAAGAACCTCATGAACGGATGGTGTACAGTCCTAGACACCCTCTGAAAAACCCGACGCTGACAATCACAATTAATCATCTAGTATAGTCGACGTTTTTTACTACTAAAATATGAGAAAGAAAGTTAGCAAAGAAACAAACTGGCTGAAAAAGAAAGTGAGCAAAGATTAATTGTGAGCAAAGCATTATTGTTTCTAAGGGTTTATATAAACAAAGAAACTGTTCCAACGGCTAAATTTTTGAAATGACTTTTTTGAAATAACTATAATTGTCATACTAAAATTTATCCGAATCAAACTAATCATAACTTCATAGACATCACACACTCTCATGCATGAGACAAACTAAATCTAAGATGGCAAACTAATTAATATATTTCGTTCCAAACTATTTTGGAACtacatatttaaaaaatatgaaGTTACAAACTTTTAAACACCTAGACCATTACATATTATCAATTTTAGTTACAAACTTAAATAGAAATACACATTAAAAATTAAACCCAAACCAGTTAGTCAAGGGGTGACTCCACTCACAACCACTATAATCAGATTGTTGCGACATATCTTGCGGGGTGTTGAGCCGAGAGCTTCGTCGCAAGAATAAATCAAACCCGTTAGGCGGGTTGTCCTGGGACATGTTGAGCCGATACCTTTCTCTCCTAAAGACATCAGCCCCATTTGCTGGGTACTGTTGAGACAAGTGCACCTGGGAGGTTCCTGCACCGTTACCCCCATGCTCACTACCTGGGATATTTTGAGACAGGTACTCTCTGGAACTACTAGGATTGTTCGCCATACTCTTCTGGTACCAAGAAGTCGAACCGAACGTCGTACGTATTAGGGCCTGCACATTTTACACATTTTACATTCATTATCAAGGTGTACACTAACAACATATGGATTATCTAATGTTACATACCTCCTTTGTAGCTATTTCCTCGGCTACAACCCCATCTGCCACCTTCTTACGCTTATCCCCTAACACCGATGTTCGTCTAGTCTTCGCCCTTCCCGTCCGTCGCTTATCCACAGTGGATTTAATGcattcttcatcttcatcagcAGGTTGTGCATTTCGTACAAGTTCTCGTTCATTGTTCTCCCTTGGCCGTAATCTACGACGCCCAAATACACTACGCGCTGCAGGATCCCACCACGCTTTTGATTCATCACCAAGCTCCCCAGTCTTCCGTATTCCAACTACATCCTCAAGAGTTAGCCGAATTTTATCCGTGGCTTCCTTGTACAATGCTAACGTAACGTCATTGTGCATAGCTAGCGTACTCAAATAGCCTTGCCTTTGACCTAGCTCTTTCGCCTTCATCGCCACTGCGGATTCTTCTGGATCATAGTAGGACACTTTTATGTTCTCATACGAACTCGCGTCTTTCTTCCAGCGATTTAAGATGTACTTCTCTGGGATAAATTCCACATCTTCAGTCGACATGGCACGGATTATGTGTCTACATAGTATACCTCTAAACTCAAACAATTTTCACGAGCATGAAAATTCACCCTTAACCTTATCACATGTCACGTCGTAGGTCTTGaatttttttcgccaaattacAGTGGGAAACCTTTCAACAGCTACGTAGAATACTGTTGACCCCAGTGCATAGTCCTTCTTCGTAACATTTGTGTGAAGCAAACCTTCACACTCTTTCTTCACCTCTGCAAACATAGCATTTGTGTACGACTTCTGGAAAACATACTCCGCTAGTATTGACTTGTTAAACTTGAGAGGTTTTTCCCTTGTTTTTAAATTATAATCTGCTTCCTCCGCGGCTTTAATCTTCAACGCATGCTCGTACCGTTTCACAAATGTGACCAAGCCACATTGTAAGTTAACATGAGTTTTAAAAAACCTATTCATACCTTCGCTCCTCTACGTGGAAGACATCCCAGCCCAAAACGTCCCTCTACAGTAAGCGGGAGCCCATTGAGTCCTTGTTTCATATTGCTCCTTCATCCAACCTGCTTCCCTTAGACAATATTTGTCCATTATTATACACCAAGCTTCATCAAATTCTTCCTGATGCATCATATCATGGACCGCTGTACGTATTAAACGGTCAATATCTTTCCAATTAGCATTGGTTCCCAGGTTCTTCGACGCATTCTGGAGGAGATGCCATAAACAAAATCTGTGCGGGACACCGGGGAACACAACCTCAACTGCTCTCCCAATTGCCCTACACTGATTTGTACAAATCCCTTTTGGTTTCTTACCCATGCACTTCACAAATTTCTCAAACACCCATACAAAAGTATCGGTGTCTTCGTGCGTGATTAATGCAGCCCCAAATATTATAGATGATCCGTGATGGTTGATACCGATAAAGGGTGCAAAGGGCATACGGAACCTACATGGGGAAACAACATTTTAGCACCGAAAAAAATCATTCTTTCATGTTATTCGTTCAAAGAAGTTAAGCAATCTACGATAAATTAATTTAGCACAACACCTGTTCACGGAGAAGGTTGTGTCGAATGTTATTACATCTCCAAAATATTTATAGGATTCTCTGCTCCGAGCATCAGACCAAAACGCATGCAACAACGTCCCACCGTCATCAACTCGAAGACAACTATAAAAGTCATTATTCAGTTCATGTTGCTTCTTCAAGTAGTCTTGTAGTGCCTTTGCATCTCCCAGACACCTTGACATACGTCGATCTAAATTTATTGCATTCCTCAAGTCTCGATTGTTGAAGTTCATATTATCGAATCCACCACGCTCAAGAACCTGTGCACTAAAGTTCGTATTTATGCTTATTCCCGCGTTATCATTGATGATCGCTCTCTCAAACGTTCCTTGATCAATACTTCTATAGTTAACCATTAGATAACTACAACCAGGATTGAGATCATGGTTATGCTTCAGGTCGCAACCGAGTATCTCAAATTTTCCACCCTTCAAAACCCCATACACAAACATTTTGCAACCAGTGACATTACATCCTTCAGTTTTTGccgcaccccccccccccttacaTTTAAGTCTGATACGACTCGTCATATCTGCTTTCGCCTCTTTTTCTCCTACGCCACCTCTACGAACCCCCTTTGCCTTAAACTCTGGCAGCAATTCACTGCTTTTTATGAAAAGCTCGAACCCTTCCCTGTAAGCATATTCATGGCAAAATCTACAAAAGTCGATCCCTGGTGCAAAGCACATCCCTACTCTAGGTCTTTCTCCTTCTGGTTCACCACTTTGATTCAGGTCTATGGGTAAACTAGGATGCTCTACTATGTTTTCCATCCCGCTGCCACTAAACAAATATAATTTAATATGCATACTAATTTATTGATATCAATCTTAAATATTCATTTAATCATTACATGCATGCAGGTACGTCATACTAAATGTTATCTtcagtaattaattaatcatacTAAAATAAAGAACGTTGTCCCCTCTAGTCTGCTATGAATGGCTTCGACAACTCCGCCACCCAAATTTCAGACATTTGTTATTCCACATTAACCTAATAAGTAATAACCACCCATGATAATTATTACAAATAACTTGAATTACCTCATACTTTATtcttataataaataaataaaacctaAAACTAGCAGGTCAATTACGAACGAACAAATATTACAGAATTGGAGGAAATTTACCAGCTCTAAGTTGCGGTCGCCGGATCTTTTGTTGTCGCCGGAATTTGATTGTTACCGGCTCTCAGTTGTGGTCGCCGGAATTTGATTCTCTCTGGTGTCGCGGTACTTCACTTCACAATGATTTCCGTAGATGATGCGGTCGATTTTAGGGTTTAGAATGGCAAGAAGGATTACAATTAATTAGTGTAAAATTATAAGGTAACTAATTAGGGGAGAtaattgtgtttgaaaattttaattacattttttttattggatAAAGATTGGCGTCAAAGGGAAGGAGTGTGAAAATGGCGCCATTCCACTAATTTATTTCCCCCCCAAATGCACCATCTTTGCCGCTCATCCCAAATATTTTGGACCAATCAGAACTCAGGGTATGGAACTATTCCCTACCCTGAGTGTATACGTAGCCTTTTcggtaatgattgggtgtaagaaaaatgattgtatgtaagagattataataaaaaaaaaaaaaagagaaaataataaagaaataaggtaagagagaggagtgataatgatgggtgataaaggaggtgagagagtgggtatatggggaagggaaaagaattaaataataggggtggggaaatttaggtgggaatatgggtagaatctttaggtattttggtaattagatagaaatgtaagggtattttaagataaaatgtatgtccaaaaatagaaacggatacaacaaaaagaaacgcttaaaaaggaaacggatacaacttaaaggaacggagggagtagaaaaaTACacacttaattttattttttaaacaaaaaataaaaataataaggaTATGGAGGGAAGAGGGTGAGTTGTTGaatacataattaaaataaaaaacacaaTTTTCCACGGTAGAAGCATTAGTTATtgcatacttcgtatatttgtAGGTAAAAGTAGGACAATTTGGATATTTAAATTGTTTGATAAGGTATGTTGGGGAAAAAAATAGATGATTACTATGTATATAGGAAAGTGTCAAAGTAGGCGCAACATTTTGGAAGatgctaaaaaaaaaacaagcactatattatgggaagGAGGGTGGATAATCTGTATATACTTCCACCGCAATCTTTTAGTTGAAACGTTTCTGTTTTGAGTTATTTATATGTAGTTGCAACTTGCAACCTTTCTTTTTAGTAACCCTATCCACACGACTTTGCCAAACTACCCTCATCCATATCCAACATCATACACTTTTCTCTAACTATGTATAAAAATAGAGGCATGAATGCAATTTACTAAGTATTCATTTGCAATGCAAAGAATAGAGTGGAAAGTAAAGGTTGAAACAAAAACAGAACATAAGAAGTAAGTTTTATATTTATGTCAAAAAACTTAAAGAGGCTTCATTTAGTTCAAGACCAGTTTCGATTCTTTCGATTAGGTTTAGAATGAATGCTAAAAACATGTGTCAATTAGTGTGGTTAATATAAGTTAACTAGCTTCTGAGCCCGTTCAATGAAGGGGCAATTTTATAGTGGTTGTTAAATGACATTTTAAAGTGCTATTTTTGTTGAGGGTTTGTGATTTTAGTGGGAATATAGGATTTATATAGAGGTGAAATTTAAAAGTtgagaaaatatataaattagatAGTGGATTAATATCGAGTTTTAAAGAGGGAGATGAGGGGGAAGAGgttatatgaattaaatggtgaatttatgttgaataaggaagatgaagtggaagagCTGTTGAAACTTAAAATATTTCgaataacaaacaacaaaagaaaaggggaaaaaaattaatggatGAAAGATgagatgacacatgtcatttaaTAATCTATGGTACGTCTTCCTTTTTATAGACTAGGCATAGATGTTTCATTTTAAGGGATTACGTATGtcattttcctttatttttatttttatttttgtgtatatccggttcacccttagggctaatttCGATTCAGGGCGAGCTATGAGTTGATAGGTTTcaatcccctcccaattgttattgtgggggatcgaacacgggtcctcACTACCAAGTTCAACCTAAACAAAGTCAATATCAACT
This Spinacia oleracea cultivar Varoflay chromosome 6, BTI_SOV_V1, whole genome shotgun sequence DNA region includes the following protein-coding sequences:
- the LOC110793443 gene encoding protein FAR1-RELATED SEQUENCE 5-like; its protein translation is MENIVEHPSLPIDLNQSGEPEGERPRVGMCFAPGIDFCRFCHEYAYREGFELFIKSSELLPEFKAKGVRRGGVGEKEAKADMTSRIRLKCKGGGGAAKTEGCNVTGCKMFVYGVLKGGKFEILGCDLKHNHDLNPGCSYLMVNYRSIDQGTFERAIINDNAGISINTNFSAQVLERGGFDNMNFNNRDLRNAINLDRRMSRCLGDAKALQDYLKKQHELNNDFYSCLRVDDGGTLLHAFWSDARSRESYKYFGDVITFDTTFSVNRFRMPFAPFIGINHHGSSIIFGAALITHEDTDTFVWVFEKFVKCMGKKPKGICTNQCRAIGRAVEVVFPGVPHRFCLWHLLQNASKNLGTNANWKDIDRLIRTAVHDMMHQEEFDEAWCIIMDKYCLREAGWMKEQYETRTQWAPAYCRGTFWAGMSST